Proteins encoded together in one Micrococcales bacterium window:
- a CDS encoding glucose-6-phosphate dehydrogenase assembly protein OpcA — MTIRLEKTTAGDIVRTINEERHRIGATATGMVLTLIIVTDEENQSDATRAASYSAMEHPCRIITLIPRPGRVEPQLDANIDVGDAFGPGETVRLRLRGDLAEHGASVALPLLLPDTPVVVWWPTTSPDVPSQDPIGSMARRRITDAAASHHPMHELLERQRGYAAGDTDLAWTRTTTWRSMLAAALDQPFQTITHVDVSCERSNPSGALLQAWLHTCLEVPVEMHRSQGPGITAVVIHTQGGPIELTRPDGRTGRLSRPGVASHDVPLPRRDLRDLIGEELRRLDPDDTYAEALAAVAPPARRPTAKKAAAQPPDQQTDTAPAAEASS, encoded by the coding sequence ATGACCATCCGCCTGGAGAAGACGACGGCCGGCGACATCGTGCGCACCATCAACGAGGAGCGCCACCGGATCGGCGCCACCGCAACCGGCATGGTACTGACGCTGATCATCGTCACCGACGAGGAGAACCAGTCCGACGCAACCCGCGCGGCGTCCTACTCGGCGATGGAACACCCCTGCCGCATCATCACGCTCATCCCCCGACCGGGCCGCGTGGAGCCCCAACTGGATGCCAACATCGACGTCGGAGATGCCTTCGGGCCGGGCGAGACCGTGCGCCTGCGTCTGCGCGGCGACCTGGCTGAGCACGGTGCGTCGGTGGCTCTGCCGCTGCTGCTTCCGGATACACCCGTGGTCGTGTGGTGGCCCACCACCTCCCCCGACGTGCCGTCGCAGGATCCTATCGGGTCGATGGCGCGCCGCCGCATCACCGACGCCGCGGCCAGTCACCACCCGATGCACGAATTGCTGGAGCGCCAGCGAGGCTACGCGGCCGGCGACACCGATCTGGCGTGGACCCGGACTACCACCTGGCGATCCATGCTGGCCGCGGCTCTCGACCAGCCGTTCCAGACCATCACCCACGTCGACGTCAGTTGCGAGCGGTCGAACCCCTCGGGGGCTCTGCTGCAGGCCTGGCTGCACACATGCCTGGAGGTCCCGGTCGAGATGCACCGTAGCCAGGGACCAGGGATCACGGCAGTGGTCATCCACACACAGGGCGGCCCGATCGAACTCACCCGGCCCGACGGCCGCACCGGGCGGCTGTCCCGGCCCGGTGTGGCCAGCCACGACGTGCCCCTCCCCCGACGCGATCTGCGGGACCTGATCGGTGAGGAACTGCGCCGGCTCGACCCGGACGACACCTACGCCGAGGCGCTGGCCGCCGTGGCGCCGCCCGCACGCCGCCCCACCGCGAAGAAAGCCGCGGCGCAACCACCGGACCAGCAGACCGACACTGCGCCCGCGGCTGAGGCGTCTTCGTGA